From a region of the Chitinophaga caseinilytica genome:
- a CDS encoding argininosuccinate synthase: protein MRKVVLGFSGGLDTSYCVKYLTEEKGYEVHSVIVNTGGFTAEELQEIEKRAYSLGVKSHKAVDAVRSYYDKVIRYLVFGNVLKNNTYPLSVSAERMSQALAIAEYVKEVGADAVAHGSTGAGNDQVRFDMIFHIMIPGVEIITPIRDLKLSREEEISYLQSKGVEMNFTKAMYSINKGIWGTSVGGKETLTSNGMLPEEAWPTQLTKNDPEQVQLTFEKGELTGVNDKKFDHPTAAIVYLQSLAGGFAIGRDIHVGDTIIGIKGRVGFEAAAPMVILKAHHALEKHVLSKWQLTWKDQLATFYGNWMHEGQILDPVMRDIEAYLQHSQENVTGKVFVTLMPYRFQVTGIESPYDLMSSKFGKYGEMNSGWSGEDVRGFSKIFGNQTMIWNQVNESNKK, encoded by the coding sequence ATGAGAAAAGTTGTACTGGGTTTCAGCGGAGGATTGGATACATCGTACTGCGTGAAATACCTGACCGAAGAAAAGGGTTATGAAGTACATTCCGTGATCGTGAATACGGGCGGTTTTACTGCGGAAGAACTGCAGGAGATCGAGAAACGCGCCTACAGTCTGGGTGTGAAAAGTCACAAGGCCGTAGATGCGGTTCGCTCTTATTACGATAAAGTGATCCGCTACCTCGTATTTGGTAACGTTCTCAAAAACAACACCTACCCCCTCAGCGTGAGCGCAGAGCGGATGAGCCAGGCCCTCGCCATCGCCGAATACGTGAAGGAAGTAGGCGCAGACGCCGTGGCACATGGTTCCACCGGCGCGGGCAACGACCAGGTACGGTTCGATATGATCTTCCACATCATGATCCCCGGTGTGGAAATCATCACCCCCATCCGCGACCTGAAACTCTCCCGCGAAGAAGAAATTTCCTATCTCCAGTCCAAAGGCGTGGAAATGAACTTCACCAAAGCGATGTACTCCATCAACAAAGGTATCTGGGGTACATCCGTGGGCGGTAAGGAAACGCTGACCTCCAACGGCATGCTGCCGGAAGAAGCCTGGCCCACACAACTCACTAAAAACGATCCCGAGCAGGTACAACTGACTTTCGAGAAAGGCGAACTGACCGGTGTTAACGATAAAAAATTCGATCACCCGACAGCCGCGATCGTATACCTGCAAAGCCTGGCCGGCGGTTTCGCCATCGGCCGCGACATTCACGTGGGCGATACCATCATCGGCATCAAAGGCCGCGTAGGCTTCGAAGCCGCCGCGCCCATGGTGATCCTCAAAGCGCACCACGCCCTGGAAAAGCACGTGCTCTCGAAATGGCAGCTCACCTGGAAAGACCAGCTGGCTACTTTCTACGGCAACTGGATGCACGAAGGCCAGATCCTCGACCCCGTTATGCGCGACATCGAAGCGTACCTCCAGCACAGCCAGGAAAACGTGACCGGTAAAGTGTTCGTAACATTGATGCCGTACCGTTTCCAGGTAACGGGCATCGAATCGCCGTACGATCTCATGAGCAGCAAATTCGGCAAGTATGGTGAAATGAACAGCGGATGGAGCGGCGAAGACGTGAGAGGCTTCAGCAAGATTTTCGGTAACCAGACCATGATCTGGAACCAGGTTAACGAATCCAACAAAAAATAA
- the argC gene encoding N-acetyl-gamma-glutamyl-phosphate reductase, with protein MKTRKAGIIGGAGYTGGEAIRLLLNHPDVELAFVHSRSNAGNPLHAVHGDLLGETDLLFTGEIDNSVDVIFLCLGHGESKKFLEANDIAASVKVVDLSQDFRLGESVKGREFVYGLPEANRDAIRSASNIANPGCFATAIQLGLLPLAKAGLLTEVHTTGITGSTGAGQSLQATSHFTWRANNISTYKVLQHQHLKEIRRTLQAIQPAFGGGVHFVPVRGDFPRGIWITSYLDCNLSLDEAYALYEAYYEGHPFTHVSRKQIDLKQVVNTNKVLVQLEKQDGKLVIHSIEDNLVKGASGQAVQNMNLMLGLEETAGLKLKSIVF; from the coding sequence ATGAAAACGAGAAAGGCAGGCATTATCGGCGGGGCGGGATACACTGGCGGCGAAGCCATCCGGCTGCTGCTCAACCACCCCGATGTGGAACTGGCATTCGTTCATTCCCGCTCCAACGCGGGCAATCCGCTCCATGCCGTTCACGGCGACCTCCTCGGCGAAACAGACCTGCTGTTTACCGGAGAGATCGATAACTCCGTGGACGTGATCTTCCTTTGCCTCGGCCACGGAGAATCCAAAAAATTCCTCGAAGCCAACGATATCGCCGCATCCGTGAAGGTGGTAGACCTCAGCCAGGATTTCAGGCTGGGAGAATCCGTAAAAGGCCGCGAATTCGTGTACGGCCTGCCCGAAGCGAACCGCGACGCCATCCGTTCCGCCTCCAACATCGCCAATCCCGGTTGCTTCGCCACGGCCATCCAGCTCGGATTGCTGCCCCTGGCGAAAGCAGGGCTCCTCACCGAAGTGCACACCACCGGCATCACCGGCTCCACCGGCGCCGGCCAGAGCCTCCAGGCCACGTCGCACTTCACCTGGAGGGCCAACAACATCTCTACGTATAAAGTATTGCAGCACCAGCACCTGAAGGAAATCCGACGAACCCTGCAGGCCATACAGCCTGCTTTCGGCGGAGGTGTCCACTTCGTGCCCGTTCGCGGGGATTTCCCGCGCGGCATCTGGATCACTTCCTACCTGGACTGCAACCTTTCGCTCGACGAAGCCTACGCCCTGTATGAAGCGTATTACGAAGGCCACCCCTTCACCCACGTCAGCCGCAAACAAATCGACCTCAAGCAGGTTGTCAACACCAATAAAGTGCTCGTACAGCTGGAAAAACAAGACGGCAAACTCGTCATCCATTCCATCGAAGACAACCTGGTGAAAGGCGCCTCAGGGCAAGCGGTCCAGAATATGAACCTGATGCTCGGCCTCGAAGAAACGGCCGGCCTCAAACTGAAATCCATCGTATTCTAA
- a CDS encoding aspartate aminotransferase family protein: MKLFDVYPVNDITITKAEGSHVWDDQGNQYLDLYGGHAVISIGHTHPHYVQRLTDQLNKVGFYSNSIHIPLQQQLAEKLGKVSGKEDYQLFLVNSGAEANENALKLASFYNGKKKIIAFKKAFHGRTSLAVAATDNPKIVAPVNETDNVVFLPWEDLAALEAAFDKYEVSSVIIEGIQGVGGINVASAAFLQKIRSLCDQHNAVFIADSVQCGYGRSGKFFSHDHAGVNADIYTMAKGMGNGFPIGGIIIAPKFQPSYGMLGTTFGGNHLACAAALAVLEVIEKDHLIANAENVGNYLMDELRKFPEVKEVRGKGLMIGIELPEELAHVRKELLFKYRIFTGEAKPNVIRLLPSLALTKDQADQFLTAFKQALKPVHA, encoded by the coding sequence ATGAAGTTATTCGACGTATATCCGGTTAACGATATCACCATCACCAAAGCGGAAGGCTCGCATGTCTGGGATGACCAGGGCAACCAATACCTCGACCTCTACGGCGGCCACGCGGTGATCTCCATCGGTCACACCCACCCGCATTACGTGCAGCGGCTGACCGACCAGCTGAACAAAGTAGGTTTCTATTCCAACTCCATCCACATCCCCCTGCAACAGCAGCTGGCGGAAAAGCTGGGCAAGGTGTCGGGGAAAGAAGACTACCAGCTGTTCCTCGTGAATTCCGGTGCGGAAGCGAATGAGAACGCGCTGAAACTCGCGTCTTTCTACAACGGTAAAAAGAAGATCATCGCTTTCAAAAAAGCTTTCCACGGGCGGACATCGCTCGCCGTGGCGGCTACCGACAATCCGAAGATCGTGGCGCCGGTGAACGAGACCGACAATGTCGTGTTCCTTCCCTGGGAAGATCTCGCTGCGCTGGAAGCTGCTTTCGATAAATATGAAGTGTCTTCCGTGATCATCGAAGGCATCCAGGGCGTGGGTGGCATCAACGTGGCGTCGGCAGCTTTCCTGCAGAAGATCCGCAGCCTGTGCGATCAGCACAACGCCGTGTTCATCGCGGATTCCGTGCAGTGCGGATATGGCCGGAGCGGTAAATTCTTCAGTCACGACCATGCCGGCGTGAATGCGGACATCTATACCATGGCCAAAGGCATGGGCAACGGTTTCCCCATCGGCGGCATCATCATCGCCCCCAAATTCCAGCCGAGCTACGGCATGCTGGGCACCACTTTCGGCGGTAACCACCTGGCATGCGCGGCGGCGCTCGCGGTGCTGGAAGTGATCGAAAAGGACCACCTCATCGCCAACGCGGAAAATGTGGGCAATTACCTCATGGACGAACTGCGGAAATTCCCCGAAGTGAAGGAAGTGAGGGGCAAGGGCCTGATGATCGGGATCGAACTGCCGGAAGAACTGGCGCATGTAAGAAAAGAACTGCTCTTCAAATACAGGATCTTCACCGGCGAAGCCAAGCCGAACGTCATCCGCCTGCTGCCTTCGCTGGCGCTGACGAAAGACCAGGCCGATCAGTTCTTAACCGCATTCAAACAAGCTTTAAAACCGGTACACGCGTAA